A genomic segment from Corylus avellana chromosome ca5, CavTom2PMs-1.0 encodes:
- the LOC132182935 gene encoding myb-related protein 315-like — translation MGRQPCCDKIGLKRGPWTIEEDHKLMNFILNNGIHCWRMVPKLAGLLRCGKSCRLRWINYLRPDLKRGGFTEIEENEIMQLHSRLGNRWSKIAAHFPGRTDNEIKNHWNTRIKKRLKVLGLDPVTHKPFEKKGSNGDNDETTVESNSSKGQEESVEFKSSMDNHARRDSLGTEEKGDEVELITMDETNDLLNNYDGWWGSLDLGYSWMNQEANTINTSYSSSFSLENSSNPSMGESPSLQEDSIQQWAGSVDSMLSWDGFNHLEQDLFFL, via the exons ATGGGAAGGCAGCCTTGTTGTGATAAGATTGGATTGAAGAGAGGGCCATGGACGATTGAGGAAGATCACAAGCTCATGAACTTCATCCTCAACAATGGTATCCATTGCTGGCGAATGGTTCCTAAGCTCGCag GTTTGCTAAGATGTGGGAAAAGCTGCAGATTAAGATGGATTAATTATCTAAGACCAGATCTTAAGAGAGGAGGTTTTACAGAAATAGAAGAGAATGAAATTATGCAGCTTCATTCACGTCTTGGCAACAG GTGGTCTAAGATTGCTGCACATTTTCCTGGTCGCACCGACAATGAAATCAAGAACCACTGGAATACGAGAATCAAGAAGAGATTAAAGGTCCTTGGCTTAGACCCTGTGACTCACAAGCCCTTTGAGAAAAAAGGAAGTAATGGTGATAATGATGAGACAACAGTGGAGTCAAATTCATCAAAAGGACAAGAGGAAAGCGTGGAGTTTAAGTCCTCCATGGACAATCATGCCAGGAGAGATTCTCTAGGAACAGAGGAGAAAGGGGATGAAGTGGAATTAATTACCATGGATGAAACAAATGATCTTTTAAACAATTATGATGGCTGGTGGGGAAGCTTGGACTTGGGGTACTCATGGATGAACCAAGAAGCCAACACGATTAATACTTCCTACAGTTCTTCATTTTCCTTGGAAAACTCTAGCAACCCTTCTATGGGTGAATCCCCCTCTCTTCAAGAAGATTCTATACAACAATGGGCTGGAAGTGTGGATTCCATGCTCTCATGGGATGGCTTCAATCATCTGGAACAAgacctttttttcttgtaa